The following proteins are co-located in the Streptomyces sp. DT2A-34 genome:
- a CDS encoding ABC-F family ATP-binding cassette domain-containing protein, translating into MTATLVAKNLAAGHGDRALFSGLDLVVAPGDVIGLVGANGAGKSTLLRLLAGLMAPEEGELRLSPPTATVGHLPQEPERRPGETVREFLARRTGVAEAQRAMDEATQALVDEAPGADDAYATSLERWLGLGGADLDERAEEVADSLGLAVDLDQPMTSLSGGQAARAGLASLLLSRYDVFLLDEPTNDLDLDGLERLERFVGGLRAGTVVVSHDREFLTRTVTKVLELDLAQRQINLYGGGYEAYLEEREVARRHARDDYDEYADKRAALQDRAQMQRSWMDKGVKNARRKASNDNDKIGRKFRSEASEKQAAKARQTQRMIERLDVVEEPRKEWDLRMEIASAPRSGAVVATLRDAEVRRGDFTLGPVSLQIDWADRVAVTGANGAGKSTLLGALLGRVPLTAGQATLGSGVLIGEVDQARKLFHGEESLLDAFCAAVPDTEPAEVRTLLAKFGLKADHVLRSAATLSPGERTRAALALLQGKGVNLLVLDEPTNHLDLPAIEQLESALDAYEGTLLLVTHDRRMLDAVHVTRRLEVADGKVTER; encoded by the coding sequence CGGCCTGGTCGGGGCCAACGGCGCGGGCAAGTCCACGCTGCTGCGCCTGCTCGCCGGGCTGATGGCGCCGGAGGAGGGTGAGCTGCGGCTGTCCCCGCCGACCGCGACCGTCGGTCACCTCCCGCAGGAACCGGAGCGACGGCCGGGCGAGACCGTACGGGAGTTCCTGGCCCGGCGTACCGGGGTCGCCGAGGCCCAGCGGGCGATGGACGAGGCCACGCAGGCCCTGGTCGACGAAGCGCCCGGCGCCGACGACGCGTACGCGACGAGCCTGGAGCGATGGCTGGGACTGGGCGGCGCCGACCTCGACGAGCGGGCCGAGGAGGTCGCCGACTCGCTGGGCCTGGCCGTGGACCTGGACCAGCCCATGACGTCCCTGTCGGGCGGCCAGGCGGCGCGCGCCGGACTGGCCTCGCTGCTGCTGTCGCGCTACGACGTCTTCCTCCTCGACGAGCCGACGAACGACCTCGACCTCGACGGCCTGGAGCGCCTGGAACGCTTCGTCGGCGGCCTGCGCGCCGGGACGGTGGTCGTCAGCCACGACCGCGAGTTCCTCACCCGCACGGTCACCAAGGTCCTCGAACTCGACCTCGCCCAGCGGCAGATCAACCTCTACGGCGGCGGCTACGAGGCCTATCTGGAGGAGCGCGAGGTGGCCCGTCGGCATGCCCGCGACGACTATGACGAGTACGCCGACAAGCGCGCCGCCCTGCAGGACCGGGCACAGATGCAGCGCTCCTGGATGGACAAGGGCGTCAAGAACGCCCGCCGCAAGGCGAGCAACGACAACGACAAGATCGGCCGCAAGTTCCGCAGCGAGGCCAGCGAGAAGCAGGCCGCCAAGGCCCGCCAGACCCAGCGCATGATCGAGCGCCTGGACGTCGTCGAGGAGCCACGCAAGGAGTGGGATCTGCGCATGGAGATCGCCTCGGCCCCGCGCTCGGGCGCCGTGGTCGCGACCCTGCGGGACGCCGAGGTACGACGCGGCGACTTCACCCTCGGCCCGGTGTCCCTGCAGATCGACTGGGCCGACCGGGTGGCGGTCACCGGCGCCAACGGCGCGGGCAAATCGACGCTGCTGGGCGCCCTGCTGGGCCGCGTCCCCCTGACCGCGGGACAGGCGACGCTCGGCTCGGGCGTCCTGATCGGCGAGGTCGACCAGGCCCGCAAGCTCTTCCACGGCGAGGAGTCCCTGCTGGACGCCTTCTGCGCCGCGGTCCCGGACACGGAACCGGCGGAAGTCCGCACCCTCCTGGCCAAGTTCGGTCTGAAGGCGGACCACGTCCTGCGCTCGGCAGCCACCCTCTCCCCGGGCGAACGCACCCGCGCCGCCCTCGCCCTCCTCCAGGGCAAGGGCGTCAACCTCCTGGTCCTGGACGAGCCCACGAACCACCTCGACCTGCCGGCCATCGAGCAACTGGAATCCGCCCTGGACGCCTACGAGGGCACACTGCTCCTGGTCACCCACGACCGGCGCATGCTCGACGCGGTCCACGTCACCCGCCGCCTCGAGGTCGCCGACGGCAAGGTGACCGAACGCTAG